DNA sequence from the Xyrauchen texanus isolate HMW12.3.18 chromosome 35, RBS_HiC_50CHRs, whole genome shotgun sequence genome:
AGAGTGACTGATGAAGACTTCTCCGATCTGATACGGCATAAGCATAGCATCATCCTCACACATCATGATGTCATCGCTGGCATCCTCTAGATTCTGTAAGGATTTCTGAACAAGAAAAAGGTTTGATCAGCGATGACCTGAGAAAGAACGCAGCTGAGTTTATATACCAGACACACATTTCTGTTCACCTTTTTGGCCTCAATTTCATCCTTTATTTCAGACATCCGATTTGTATTTCTCGCAAACCTATTGATCTTCTGCTGGTCCTCAAATGTTACATTGACATCTTCAGCTGCCTGTCAGGATTGAGAAGATACTTTTTAGTTAAAACtatgaattaaaaaaacatttattgcagTATAAAAAGGTCACTTTCCAACCTACCCATCACACCTTTCCTTTCTATCTATCTCGCCTTTCTATCTACCTTTCACTCCTTTtcttattatctatctatctatctatcactccctttctttctatctatcttccCTTTCCATCTACCTATCACTCCTTTTCTACCTATCTACCTGTCACtcctttcttttctatctatccacCTGTCACTCccttcttttctatctatccacCTGTCACTCccttcttttctatctatccacCTGTCACTCCCATCTTTTCTATCTATCCTTCACTCccttctttctatctatctatctatctatctacccttcACTcccttctttctttctatctatctacccttcactcccttcttttctttctatctatctatctacccttcACTCCCTTCTTTTCTATCTACCCTTCACTCCCTTCTTTTCTATCTACCCTTCACTCCCTTCTTTTCTATCTATACTTCACTCccttcttttctttctatctatctatctacccttcACTCCCTTCTTTTCTATCTACCCTTCACTCCCTTCTTTTCTATCTACCCTTCACTCCCTTCTTTTCTTTCCATCTATCCCTTCTATCGACCCGCCACTCCCTTCTATCCACCCGTCACTcctttctatctatctacctgtcacTCCTTTCTATCTATCCCTTCTACCTGTCACTCCCTTATTTCTATCTATCCCTTCTACCTGTCACTCCCTTATTTCTATCTATCCCTTCTACCTGTCACTCCCTTATTTCTATCTATCCCTTCTACCTGTCACTCCCTTATTTCTATCTATCCCTTCTACCTGTCACTCCCTTATTTCTATCTATCCCTTCTACCTGTCACTCCCTTATTTCTATCTATCCCTTCTACCTGTCACTCCCTTATTTCTATCTATCCCTTCTACCTGTCACTCccttcttttctatctatccgtccatctACCTTTCACTCccttcttttctatctatccatccatctaccttTCACTCccttcttttctatctatccatccatctaccttTCACTCccttcttttctatctatccatccatctaccttTCACTCccttcttttctatctatccatccatctaccttTCACTCccttcttttctatctatccatccatctaccttTCACTCccttcttttctatctatccatccatctaccttTCACTCccttcttttctatctatccatTTACCTTTCACTCccttcttttctatctatccatccatttacCTTTCACTCccttcttttctatctatctatataatcTGAGTCAGTGGCGCTTATATGGATAGACTTGCAGGCACATGAGCTTGAGCAAAATGGCATCAGTTAATTTAATTAGAATGACAAGAGTAACAGTAAATTACACAAAGCACAATTGTCTTTAATAATGCGACATTAGACAGTTTTTCTAGCTGCCTTCTCAGCACGAAAATAAATAATCTCCAAGGTTCTCTCGTCATCAGCTCTAGCAGTGTGTAAGATATTTCGACAACGTTAAATTGCGCGCAGCACAATCAAGTATGTGCGTTAAATCTCGATAGAATAGCGTTCATGTGAAAACATACCACTCCTTTCTTCATGGTGGCCGCCATGTTGAACCAGAGACTGCGTGCACGCGCGTGAACTGCGAGAGGTCGGAGCACGTGCGTATCGATGATGTATGTCGCGTGTTTTTGatgccattttaaaaaaatatgattttaagaatggaaatcaaatgtaattttgtacaGTAATAAGTGACTCAAGTAATCgtttgaataaaataattatttcattttattattattattattattattattattattattattattattattattatttgtatttaatttttttgcaagtTTCCACATTTGTCTATGTGGTAGTGATTTTCAGGGCGATTACTGCCATCTGCTGGGCATgagtacaaataaataatacgagacaataaaataaaatacattggaaaacaatcaccaaaatatattttttttacattttgtaacataataGGCATGGTATACCTTTATGTTGTATTTCTACAACATTATTGAAAAGTATTGTGAAAATGTATAGGCAACATATTCAATATTTTCAACTCAATAAGGACAGATTCCTATAAGAATCAGACTTTTTAAATGCTAACATATTAATTGATGTTGTTGTGGGGATTTTTGTGGGTTGTATTTTGAGTAATTGTAAAATGGGTGActtcaaatgtattgatttattttgtgataacctAACTGATGAACactcgagggtgagtaaatgagagaattttccgcTTTGGgcgaactatacctttaatcttttctgctatatttgcttcagcacaattttcttttcttctgcagtTTCTTCATCAATTCAATCTTGTATTGCAAAGAATCAAAAGTAAACTCAAATGTTCAATGTTCTTCTAAAGCCCCGGGACCCAGCTGTTAGTTTACATAATGATATTGGACACAACCTGACTACACAAACTCGATGTGGTTGCTAATGCTTGAGGTACTTAAACATCCTCTTTGTAAACAGAGCAACACCCAAAGACAAATATTAAGCTGTGCTAATGTTTTCCCTTAATTTTTCACTAAATcactaaaattattattacatgaATAGCCTTCACATCACATTGCTCAAGGGAATTGTTAACGGCTGCTTAGTATACCACAATACTCCAGTCTCTGAATGAAACATACCAAATATGCTatcaaatagctttcaatatTATTCATatgtgtacatttatattgatCAGACCTATagtatacaaaataaattattataatttcaacatacaaaacacattttgttaatCATACCACATTTGGAGAATTCAACAGTTTTATGGAATGCTTTCAAGGCTGTCTGAGGTTTTTCACTGCCCCTTTTATGTCAGCAGCTATCAAGTTCACAGTGACCACAGAGGAATTCTCTTTTCGCCCCTAGTGTGTACATTTACAATGTGACTCTGTATCCATGAACAGTGCTAACATGACAAAATCTCACCGTGCTCATCTGTTATCTAAGGATTCATAGGTTCCTGTCATCGTGCTTTCTGTCGAAGGCAGTGTTCTGTTTGAggtttaatttaattcaaaatatattaaaaagtttACAGTACACTTTGGCAAGCAAGTGGATTCCTCAGATCAAACAACTGTGAACTCATCCATTTGTGAATCAGATAGTTGCATTTACTCCCAGAGGACGGCCGGACATTAGGGAATGGTTTGAATTCCCTGCCTGGGCATGTGGGAAACCAAACTTAGAATAATTATTGGATTTATCCTATGGAATGACCTGTTTTATGCCGAcacaattattattgttaattcTGCAAAGATTTcacattaaaaatgtgcagtaaaataTGAAGGTAGCTATTTTGGAAATAATTTTACATGGTCTTttacttccagaagagcatggaaACTTTCATCAGAtggcattatgagattaaatagttgctaaacaaaaatgtaattagaaacaggaaggcaaaaggGTTCATATAAGAGGTCTTGGGGCCCCTCATAGTCACAGGGCCCTGTCAAGGGGGCCTTGAATAAGCTGTGGGAcccacatattt
Encoded proteins:
- the LOC127629136 gene encoding prefoldin subunit 4-like, whose amino-acid sequence is MAATMKKGVAAEDVNVTFEDQQKINRFARNTNRMSEIKDEIEAKKKSLQNLEDASDDIMMCEDDAMLMPYQIGEVFISHSQEETQEMLEAAKEALQEEIKARENSVSFIQEVLGDLKVQLYAKFGNNINLETEES